The region GAACTGTCATGCGCAAACTGCTCGCCCGCCTGCGCGGGGACGCCGGGATGAACACGGCCGAATACGCTGTCGGCACGCTCGCGGCGGTCGCCTTCGCCGGCATCCTGCTCAAGGTGCTGACCTCCGGCAACGTCCAGTCGGCGTTGACCGCAGTCATCGACCGGGCGCTGAAGTGAGCAGGCG is a window of Micromonospora sp. WMMD961 DNA encoding:
- a CDS encoding DUF4244 domain-containing protein, encoding MRKLLARLRGDAGMNTAEYAVGTLAAVAFAGILLKVLTSGNVQSALTAVIDRALK